The Desmonostoc muscorum LEGE 12446 genome includes a region encoding these proteins:
- a CDS encoding DUF2207 domain-containing protein, whose translation MWTKLTQRIILCCLTFLLTLGLCINHITAQELPFYWEFINVDIAVQNSGDMLVSETQKYTFTGDYKNQRYRYISLEKVDKITDISVSENGQVLPSETGIQNNQLWIRWTHQVKAPESHTFVLKYRVIGGLHVDENDAQVYWKAIFSDHQAPIKQAKVQVKIPEQVTNGINNFQSFGVAAKVRKVDAKTIEFVAQRTIEPQQELEVQVKFNRLGTDITTPQWQSSDWWSLLIFLGILLFILFMIFRRSGGSTSRGSGSRRTSYTNSSYIGGGGDGGGGGDGGGGGCGGGDGGGGGGDGGGG comes from the coding sequence ATGTGGACTAAATTAACCCAAAGGATTATTCTATGTTGCTTGACTTTCTTACTCACTCTGGGACTTTGTATCAATCATATCACAGCCCAGGAATTACCTTTTTATTGGGAGTTTATTAATGTTGATATTGCCGTACAGAATAGCGGTGATATGTTAGTTTCAGAAACTCAAAAGTATACATTCACTGGAGATTATAAAAATCAACGTTACCGCTATATTTCTCTGGAAAAAGTAGACAAAATTACTGATATTTCTGTTTCGGAGAATGGTCAAGTACTGCCCAGTGAAACAGGGATTCAAAACAACCAACTTTGGATTCGTTGGACACACCAAGTCAAAGCGCCCGAAAGCCATACTTTTGTTTTGAAATATCGCGTTATTGGTGGGTTACATGTAGATGAAAATGATGCTCAAGTATACTGGAAGGCTATATTTTCTGACCATCAAGCCCCTATCAAACAGGCAAAAGTCCAAGTGAAAATCCCTGAGCAAGTCACTAATGGTATCAACAATTTCCAGAGTTTTGGTGTTGCTGCAAAGGTTCGCAAAGTCGATGCTAAAACGATTGAGTTTGTTGCTCAAAGGACTATTGAACCACAGCAAGAGTTAGAAGTTCAGGTGAAATTTAATCGGTTAGGTACTGACATCACGACTCCTCAATGGCAAAGTTCAGATTGGTGGAGTCTCTTGATTTTTTTGGGAATTCTTCTGTTCATACTATTCATGATATTCCGCAGAAGTGGTGGCAGTACTTCCAGAGGTAGCGGTTCCAGGCGCACTAGTTACACGAACAGTAGTTATATTGGTGGTGGCGGTGACGGAGGCGGTGGTGGTGATGGAGGTGGCGGAGGCTGTGGTGGTGGTGACGGAGGGGGTGGTGGTGGTGATGGAGGTGGCGGTTAA
- a CDS encoding DUF2207 domain-containing protein yields the protein MWTKLAQRILLFCLTLLLSLGLSINYVTAQQVPFYWEFINVDIAVQNNGDMLVSETQKYTFTGDYKNQRYRYITIDKVDEITDVTVSENGKELPSETGIENNQFWIRWTHQLKAPESHTFILKYRVVGGLHIDTNTNDAQVYWKAIFADRQAAIKQAKVQVKLPQQVTDGINNFESFGASANVRKIDAKTIEFVAQKAIEPQQELEIQVTFNRANTDITAPQWQSSNSVSTSDSTSSESPFWGSWIFWAFFIFIWIFGASGSGGSSSGGGGG from the coding sequence ATGTGGACTAAATTAGCCCAAAGGATTCTTCTATTCTGCTTGACTTTATTACTCAGTCTGGGGCTTTCTATCAATTATGTCACAGCCCAGCAAGTACCTTTCTATTGGGAGTTTATTAATGTTGATATCGCCGTCCAAAATAACGGTGATATGTTAGTTTCAGAAACTCAAAAATATACATTCACTGGAGACTACAAAAATCAACGTTATCGCTATATTACCATTGACAAAGTAGACGAAATCACCGATGTTACTGTCTCTGAAAATGGTAAAGAATTACCCAGCGAAACCGGAATTGAAAATAATCAGTTCTGGATTCGCTGGACACACCAACTAAAAGCACCTGAAAGCCATACCTTTATTTTGAAATATCGTGTTGTTGGCGGATTGCATATAGATACCAATACTAATGATGCTCAAGTATACTGGAAAGCTATCTTTGCCGATCGCCAAGCTGCCATCAAACAAGCAAAAGTGCAAGTTAAACTCCCTCAACAAGTCACTGATGGTATCAACAATTTCGAGAGTTTTGGTGCTTCTGCAAATGTTCGCAAAATCGATGCTAAAACCATTGAGTTTGTTGCTCAAAAAGCTATTGAACCACAGCAAGAGTTAGAAATTCAGGTGACATTTAATCGCGCAAATACTGACATCACAGCTCCTCAATGGCAAAGTTCAAACTCGGTTAGTACGTCTGACTCTACATCATCAGAATCTCCATTTTGGGGTTCCTGGATTTTTTGGGCATTTTTTATTTTCATCTGGATATTCGGTGCAAGTGGAAGTGGCGGTAGCAGTAGCGGTGGTGGCGGTGGTTAA
- a CDS encoding bifunctional serine/threonine-protein kinase/ABC transporter substrate-binding protein: MAYCINPDCSQRENSYNCAVCESCKTPLILQNRYRIKHPLQVDRYSYTEVFEIEDLFVQDTPKVLKSLKEVTPDLLRLFQQEASILTSLQHPGLPSGEILFPLVLNTGRQLRCFVMEKVEGENLENWLSHHECLISHKTALDWLKQLILILEFVHENGFFHRDIKPSNIMLRPDGKLILIDFGTARQLTQTIFNEKSVTVIHSIGYTPPEQLDGQAVIQSDFYALGRTFIYLMTGIDPAGDRRQDLPNWHKYIKDQQTPKKFIDLIHAMTSSHPQKRPPTAKSILEKIDNIHKYSLAQWQKLLLTATCSILLLVGAKWLYDVITVTRTCDYILGDRLSCGEESLIPPSSLGSSKPPLAKQLAIEQYRIKNFLAAEDLFKTAFNQKPDPETLIYLNNAKIQKQFPAKQIRTIAVAVPLEYRTDIGLEILRGAAQAQNEALKNGQPLRIIIADDSNSHVNAQKIAQKLVKYPDLLAVLGHHSSEATIKALPIYTQARVVLVSATSTSDNLNHPFFFRTVPSDRVTAQKMATYVFSQLRQSKVAIFYSHGSEYAESLSGAFREAAKSFDGHVLDNQPAFNLASAPFDAKTALNQAKTQGATVIVLIPDAGVGLFNAIPNAEEVIRLNVNQSWIVGGDSLYSADLLKPDKNPSLQEIQRLAFASPWHPLNDINSLFVDQALTLWKIDLTDITWPTATSYDAVLVLSKALKENPTPTRIGIQKTLTMPKFSVKGVTGIIQFQGSNPRNGTITIITARRNCNSSGFVLRPSDRPVVCY; encoded by the coding sequence ATGGCCTACTGCATCAATCCAGATTGTTCGCAACGAGAAAATTCCTATAATTGTGCGGTATGTGAAAGCTGTAAAACGCCACTTATACTGCAAAACCGTTACCGAATTAAGCATCCTCTGCAAGTTGATAGATATAGCTATACAGAAGTATTTGAAATCGAAGATTTATTTGTCCAAGATACACCGAAGGTTCTCAAGTCTCTGAAGGAAGTTACGCCGGATTTGCTGCGATTATTTCAACAAGAAGCATCAATATTAACAAGTTTGCAGCATCCTGGTTTACCTAGTGGTGAAATCCTATTCCCTCTAGTTTTGAATACGGGTCGCCAATTACGCTGTTTTGTAATGGAGAAAGTCGAGGGTGAAAATTTAGAGAATTGGCTTTCTCACCATGAATGCTTAATATCCCATAAAACAGCTTTAGATTGGTTAAAGCAATTAATACTGATTCTGGAATTTGTGCATGAAAATGGCTTTTTTCATCGAGATATTAAGCCGTCAAATATTATGCTCCGCCCCGATGGAAAATTAATTTTAATTGATTTTGGTACGGCGCGTCAGTTGACGCAAACTATTTTCAACGAGAAATCGGTTACGGTGATTCATTCTATTGGATATACTCCTCCTGAACAACTTGATGGACAAGCTGTTATTCAGTCGGATTTCTACGCTCTTGGTCGGACTTTTATCTATTTAATGACAGGTATTGACCCAGCTGGCGATCGCCGTCAAGATTTACCCAATTGGCATAAGTATATTAAGGATCAACAAACCCCAAAAAAATTTATCGATCTGATTCACGCGATGACGAGTTCTCATCCACAGAAACGTCCGCCAACAGCTAAATCCATTCTCGAAAAGATTGACAACATTCACAAATATTCATTGGCGCAATGGCAAAAATTATTATTAACTGCGACTTGTAGTATTTTGCTGTTGGTCGGTGCAAAATGGCTGTATGATGTTATAACTGTGACTCGCACTTGCGATTATATTCTAGGCGATCGCCTCAGTTGTGGTGAAGAAAGTCTAATTCCTCCAAGCTCTTTGGGAAGTTCTAAGCCCCCACTAGCAAAGCAATTAGCTATTGAACAGTATCGCATCAAAAACTTTTTGGCAGCTGAGGATCTATTTAAAACTGCTTTCAATCAGAAGCCAGATCCAGAAACTTTAATTTACCTCAACAACGCCAAAATTCAAAAGCAATTTCCAGCAAAGCAGATTCGGACGATCGCTGTTGCAGTTCCTCTGGAATATCGTACTGACATAGGTCTAGAAATACTCAGGGGTGCTGCTCAAGCTCAGAATGAGGCACTGAAAAACGGTCAACCCCTACGGATAATTATCGCTGATGATAGTAATAGTCACGTTAATGCCCAGAAAATTGCCCAAAAGTTGGTGAAATATCCAGATTTGCTGGCTGTTTTGGGTCATCACAGCAGCGAAGCTACCATAAAAGCCCTACCAATTTATACCCAAGCGCGGGTAGTTTTAGTTTCTGCAACCAGCACTTCAGATAACCTCAATCATCCTTTTTTCTTCCGTACTGTCCCTAGCGATCGCGTCACCGCACAAAAAATGGCAACCTATGTGTTTTCCCAACTACGGCAAAGTAAAGTTGCTATTTTTTATAGTCATGGTAGTGAATATGCTGAATCTCTATCTGGGGCATTTCGAGAGGCGGCTAAATCCTTTGACGGTCATGTTCTTGACAACCAACCAGCCTTCAATCTCGCTAGCGCTCCCTTTGATGCCAAAACGGCATTAAATCAAGCCAAAACCCAAGGTGCAACGGTAATTGTCCTCATCCCAGATGCCGGAGTAGGTTTGTTTAATGCAATTCCCAATGCAGAAGAAGTAATTCGGTTGAATGTCAACCAATCTTGGATTGTTGGGGGTGATAGTCTCTACAGTGCTGACTTACTCAAACCAGATAAAAATCCATCCTTACAGGAAATCCAACGCTTGGCATTTGCGAGCCCATGGCATCCCCTAAACGATATTAACTCCTTGTTTGTAGACCAAGCTCTAACCCTTTGGAAAATCGATCTAACTGATATTACCTGGCCAACCGCCACCAGCTACGACGCAGTATTGGTATTAAGCAAAGCTTTGAAGGAAAATCCCACTCCCACCCGCATCGGGATTCAGAAAACACTTACAATGCCTAAATTCTCGGTTAAAGGAGTAACGGGAATCATTCAATTTCAAGGAAGCAATCCCCGCAATGGCACAATTACGATCATTACGGCGCGTCGCAATTGTAATTCCAGTGGTTTTGTTTTGAGACCGAGCGATCGGCCTGTGGTTTGTTACTAA
- a CDS encoding amino acid ABC transporter substrate-binding protein: MYKKIAIPILSLMFATLMPNVVAAETVMQKVARTGVLTAGTSRDALPFAYVDSQGKLNGYSVDMLTLIKEQLEKDLGKKIKLQLVGLSPSERIPKIVNQQVDIVCDASSFTWQRDKKVDFSVSYGVTGTQLLVKKESNLGSPESLIDKQIGVLAGTTNEQAIARVQPQAKLVYFKTRAEGYTALQQGTIDGFSSDSIILEAWLQKQKNPDTFAIVPPRPYSQEGIACMVPENNSKFLDTVNYSLVKFMQGFVNGNERYVAIFDRWFGSQGTVALNRDLRDLVVETMQLVIEFREEVPKSDL; this comes from the coding sequence ATGTATAAAAAAATTGCTATTCCTATTTTAAGTCTGATGTTTGCAACGCTCATGCCTAATGTGGTGGCTGCTGAGACTGTGATGCAAAAAGTAGCCAGAACAGGGGTATTGACAGCTGGTACTAGTAGAGATGCGCTACCTTTTGCCTATGTGGATAGTCAAGGAAAGTTAAATGGCTATTCTGTAGATATGCTGACTCTGATTAAAGAGCAATTAGAAAAAGACTTAGGAAAAAAAATTAAACTGCAATTAGTTGGTCTTAGTCCCTCTGAGCGGATTCCTAAAATAGTTAATCAACAAGTTGATATTGTGTGTGATGCTAGTAGTTTTACATGGCAACGAGATAAAAAAGTAGATTTTTCTGTCAGCTACGGTGTGACTGGAACCCAATTATTAGTTAAGAAAGAAAGTAATCTCGGTTCCCCTGAATCCCTTATTGATAAGCAAATTGGTGTGCTAGCGGGAACCACAAATGAGCAGGCGATCGCTCGTGTACAACCCCAAGCTAAGCTGGTGTATTTTAAAACTAGGGCAGAAGGATACACAGCTTTGCAACAAGGTACTATTGATGGTTTCTCATCCGATAGCATTATTTTAGAGGCATGGCTACAAAAGCAAAAAAATCCAGATACTTTTGCGATCGTACCTCCTCGCCCTTATTCACAAGAAGGTATCGCTTGCATGGTGCCAGAAAATAACTCGAAATTCTTGGATACAGTCAACTATTCTTTAGTCAAATTCATGCAAGGATTTGTCAATGGGAATGAGCGATATGTCGCTATTTTTGACCGTTGGTTTGGGTCTCAAGGTACTGTAGCACTCAATCGGGATTTACGTGATTTAGTAGTGGAAACTATGCAATTAGTCATAGAATTTCGTGAGGAAGTTCCCAAAAGTGACCTGTGA
- a CDS encoding DUF2283 domain-containing protein, translated as MKITYDPEVDILRIILSDVPIEDSDEEKPGVILDSDEDGNIIGLEILDASKRIDNPRSLEYSIST; from the coding sequence ATGAAAATTACCTATGACCCAGAAGTAGATATATTAAGAATTATATTGAGTGATGTACCCATAGAAGATAGTGACGAAGAAAAGCCAGGGGTAATTTTAGATTCCGACGAAGATGGAAATATTATCGGGCTAGAAATATTAGACGCTTCCAAAAGAATCGATAATCCACGTTCTCTAGAGTATTCGATTTCTACATAA